The Helicobacter cetorum MIT 00-7128 region ACCTTAGCCATTAAAATATTGTCTTTAAATTCACTAGGCATAATTATATAATGCCCGGGTTTTAAAGGGGAATCTAGTTCGCTATCATTGATTAAAATTTCGCCATCTACTTCAGGTGCCCATCTCAAATCCCTTGCTTTGTAAAAATACTCACCTTCCTTACCTTCAACTAACGCCTTGATAGGTTTATTCAACAAAGCCTTAAAAGAATTATGTTGGTGTTTTAAAGCAATTTTATTTAAGGCTTTAATGCGAGCATTCACAATTTTTTTAGGCACTCTTTCTAAAGAATAGGCATGCGTATTCTCTTCAGCACTAAAAGCAAAGATATTTAATCTATCAAATTTAAAATCATCTAAAAATGCGCTTAATTCTTCAAATTCGCTCTCATTTTCCTCTGGGTGTCCTACAATAATGGTGCTTCTTATAAAGCTTTCTTTAACCTGTTTCATAGCATTTAAAAGTTTTAGATGGTGTGCTTTATTAGAGTTGCGACGCATTTTTTTGAGCATAGAATCACTAATATGCTGTATAGGCATATCAAAATAGTTTTGAAAAATAGGCGAATTTGCAATCGCTTCAATAAGCTCTATCGTGGTGCTAGATGGATAGAGATATAAAATGCGTGCACTTTTTAAGGCTTGTTGCTTATCAATAGCTTGGATAAGCTTTATTAACCCATCTTTTTGCCCCTTATCATACAAAAATGAGCTAGAATCTTGAGCGATAAAGGTCATATCACTATAGCCTTTGAGAGCTAAACCTTCTACTTCTTTTAGAATGGAGTCTAATTCTCTGCTATGTAATTTTCCCTTAAAGCTAGGAATAGCACAAAAAGAACATTTTTGATTACAGCCTTCAGAGATTTTAGTGTAAGCATGGATACTAGAGCCAGTGATAATGCGGGCGTTATAATGCTCGCTCAAAAACACTTGCTCGCTAAATTGATTTTGTTTTTTAGCAATCAACACATCAATTTTGTCATAATCGCCCACACCGGTAAAAATATCCACTTCAGGAATGAGCTCTTTGATTTCATCCTTATAGCGTTCGCTCAAGCACCCGCTTGCAATTAAAATGGCGTTGTCTTTTTTATCTTTAGCGGCATTTAAAATCGTTTGAATACTCTCTTGCTTAGCGCTTTCAATAAAGCCACAAGTATTAATCACAATCACATCGGCGTTTTTAGTGTCATTAGTGAGCGTGTAGTTATAGAGCTTGCCTAACATCACTTCTGAATCCACTAGGTTTTTAGAACAACCTAGAGAAATCAAGCAAAGTTGTTTGTTTTCTTTTACTTGCATGTTAAAGGCTTTTTAAATTTTTTAAATCCACTTCCCAAAAGAAGTCAATCCACTCAGGAGCGTCTTTTAAAAACGCACTAGCTTTGTATTTGGCACTTGTCTTTTGAAACAAACTCGCACTATAAAACCTTTTCTTAGGGTGCTTATCTTGCAAGACTTTAAGCACCGCTTCTAAAGAATTACCGCTATCTACGATTTCATCTACCACTAAGATTTTATTTAAAGGCTCTTTGATAGTAGGAATATTTTCAATTTTAAGAGCGTTTTGTTGATTTGTGGTGTCATAAGAAATCGCATTAATGCCATAAACTTCTCTCAAATCCCAATACAAACTCAAAAAATGCGTTAAAGTCATGCCCCCTCGCATGACACAGACAATCGCCTCTGGCACACCGCAATTTTGTTCTATCTGTTTAGCCAACTCTAAACTATCATGTAAAAAAGTCTCGTAAGAATAATGCATTTTAATCCTTAAATTTCATAGTATTGTTTTAAAAAGGTTGTGTTAGCAATGCCATTAAAAGCCCTTAAGCCTAAGTCATTTAGGGCTAATTCTAGAGCATTTAAAACATAACAGGTTTCATAAAGTGGAATGATTCCCATATGATTGATACGAATAAGTGTGTCTTTATAAACATCTTGCCCGCCAGCAAATTGCACCTTGTATTTTTCTTTTAAAATTTTTCGCAATGCTTTGGCATGCTCATTAAAGATAGTTGTCATGCTTAGGCTGGGATTTTTTGGAAAAATCTTTAAATCTAAAGCTTTGATAGCCATTTGAGTGGCTAGGGCGACTTTTTTTGTCTCTTTATAAAGAATCTCAAAACCCCCTAAATTTTTAACTAATTCAAAATAACGCTCTAAACCTAAGGTGTGTAAAATCGGAGCGGTATAACTGGTGGTGTTATTTCTTTGGTTTTTTAATTCGCTCTTTAGATTGAAATAAAATCCCACATTACGCTCTTCTATGCGCTCAGTGGCTTTTTGACTTAGAGCGATTAAACTCATGCCAGGGGGTAGCATGAACGCCTTTTGACTCCCCCCAATGAGTGCGTCAATATGCGTTATATCTAGTGGCTCAACTCCAAGAGCCGTAATAGCATCTACAATAATAAAAATATCCTTATTGTATTCTTTGATTGTTGAAGCGATTTTTTCAACAGGGTGGCGTAACCCCCCACTAGACTCGCATACTTGAATGCAAAAGGTATCAATATTAGGGTTAGCTTTAAGAGTGTTTAATACTTCATCTACTTTAGCTGGAGTATCCCATTCATAAACTAATTCATGAGTCTTAATAGAATGAGCTTTTGCAATTTTGCCAAACCTTTCGCCAAATTTACCGGCATTGACAAAAAGTAATTCTTGCTTACATAATGAAAGCACACTCGCTTCCATCGCACCTGTTCCGCTACTATTTAGAAGTAAAATTTCTTCTAAACCTATCATTTTTTTTAAATTTTCTCGCACATTTTGAAAAATATTTTCAAAATCTTTGGTGCGATGGTGGGGCATTTTTTGAGAAAAGCTTGTGCGCATTTCTTCACTAATTGCCACAGGACCTGGGGTAAAAAGCAACATGAAAGCCTCATTAAAATTGAAATAATTTTGTAATCATAGTCTAAACACGCTTAAAAACATGTTTTTTGTTTGAATTAAGTTGTAATTTGTAGAGTATGTAGCAGAAGTTTTTGAAAAATTGAATAGAAAATGCTAAAATACCAACCTTTAAATTATATAAAATAATATTATATTAAGTTTTAGTGAATTAGTTAGGAATTTCTATGAATAGATATGGATGGCGTGCATGTTTTTTGACCCTCTTTTTTGTGGGTTATTCTAAAAAAGCTCCGGGAACTATGGGAAGTTTAGTAGCTTTATTTTTGGGGCTACCTATTTTATTTTTTTCGCCTAATACGCTGTTTTTAAGTGCTATTTTAATAGGACTTATTGCAATTAGAAAGATTGATGAAGAAGAACGACTAACCCAAATGCATGACAGCTCTTATATTGTTATAGATGAATTAGTAGGCATGTGGCTTGCTATGGCTATTACTAAATTTTCACTTCTTGGAATTATTCTAAGTTTTATTTTCTTTAGGCTCTATGATATTAAAAAGCCCTCACTTATTGGCAAGATAGACAAAGAAGTTAAAGGGGGTTTAGGGGTTGTGGGCGATGATGCACTAGCTGGTGTGTTAGCGGGATTAAGCGTGCTAGTATTGTTAAAAATATTAAGCCTATTTGGTTTTATTGAATAACAACTCTGTTGTAGAGATTTAAAAGCCTTTTTAGGTAATTATAGATAAACTTACACTTAATTATTGACTTTATAAATGCGGGAGTTTGTGTTGGAGTTGTGCGTATTATTTGGTGGGGCAAGTTTTGAGCATGAAATTAGTGTGGTGAGTGCGATTGCGCTTAAAGAGGTGCTCAAAGATTCTATTAAACATTTTATCTTTTTGAACGAAGAGCATGAATTTTATTTGATTGATAAAGAAAACATGCATTCAGAATATTTTGCTAATTTCAAAGAGAAAAAGTTAGCCCCTTTGCAATTATGCAAAAAAGGTCTGTTTAAAAGCGCATTCTTTGGGAATAAAAAAGTTGAACTTCCTTTAGTCATCAATCTAGTGCATGGAAATGATGGCGAAGATGGGAAACTAGCAAGTTTGTTAGACTTCTATCATATTGCTTTTATAGGCCCTAGAATTGAATCAAGTGTGTTAAGTTATAATAAATACTTAACTAAACTTTATGCAGAGAGCGTGGGCGTAAATGTTTTGCCTTATGTGGTGCTTAATGAAAATAACGCTTATAAAAATGCTTTAGAGATTATTCTTAAAAAGTTCGCTTTCCCTTTCATTATAAAGCCTATCAATGCGGGTAGTTCGCTAGGAGTAAGCGTAGTAAGAGAAGAAAAAGAATTAGCATATGCTTTGGATTGTGCGTTTGAATATTCTAAAGAAGTTTTAGTAGAGCCTTTTATAAGCGGTGTAAAAGAATATAATTTGGCGGGCTGTAAGATTAAGCAAGCAAGCGAGCAAGATTTTTATTTTTCTTACATTGAAGAGCCTAGCAAACAAGATTTTTTAGATTTTGAGCAAAAATATTTAGATTTTTCACGCACTAAAGCTCCAAAAGCTCAAATCTCTAGTTCTTTAGAAGAGGGCTTGAAAAAAGCCTTTAGGGATTTGTATGGAGATTTGTTTGAGGGGGCTTTGATTAGGTGTGATTTTTTTGAGATAGACAATAAAATCTATTTGAATGAAATCAACCCAATTCCCGGAAGTTTAGCTAATTATTTGTTTGAAGATTTTAAGAAAGTTTTAAAATGTCTAGCTCAATCTTTACCAAAACCCCCTAAAGTTCAAGTGAAAAATTCTTACTTATTGCAAATTCAAAAGAATAAATAAATGGCTAAACGCACCATTAGATATTTAGATAATGATTTTGATATTGCCTATACTCTTATAGATAATAAAAGTGCTTTGAATGCTGTATTTTTGCATGGTTGGGGGAGTAGCAGGGATATTATGCAAAGAGCGTTTCAAAAAAGTTTTTCAAAATACAATCATTTATATATAGATTTGCCCGGCTTTAATCAAAGTCCCAATACTGAAAAAATCCTAGAAACTAAAGATTACGCCAATATCATTGATTTGTTTTTAGAGAGCCTTAATTATAAAGCGCATTTAGCCTTTGGGCATAGCTTTGGCGGAAAGGTGGCGCTATTGTGCAAAAATGAGCGTTTAGTTTTATTAAGCAGCGCAGGAATTTTAGAGCCTAAACCCTTAAAAGTGCGTTTAAAAATTGCTTTAGCTAAAGTGTTTAAAAAATTAGGGTTAAATTTAAGTTTTTTAAAGAGTAAAGATGCTCAAGGTTTAAATAAGGCTATGTATGAGACTTTTAAAAAGGTGGTTTGCGAGGATTTTACGCCCTATTTTAAAGCATGTCAAAAAGAAGTTTGGCTGTTTTGGGGAAAGGACGATAAAGCAACACCTTTAAGTTCTGCTAAGCGCATGCATGCGTTGATAAAAGATAGTAAGTTGGTGGTTTTAGAGGGAGAGCATTTCTTTTTTTTAAACCAAGCTAAGAAAATAGAACATTTGATGGAGAAGGAATGCAAGAGCTTAATTGGATAGATTTTTTTCTACGCTTTTTGTTTGTATTAGGATTAGGTTATTATGCGATGACCCTATTACAATGGTATCATTATAGCGTGATGAGAGTGATAACCAAGCACCATAAAAAGCGTTGGCATGGGATTTATTTTTTACTACCTATGGGGGTATTTGTTATATCGTATGCAATAGGGGCAAAAATTGTCTTTTATCTTTTTTGTGGTTTAATACAAATTCCTATGTTAGTAGTTTGGGCAAAGCATAATGACAAACCTTTAGTTTTTACACCAAGAATCAAGCGCTTTTTTGCTTTTTTATCACTCTTTTTGCTTACGCATGAGATTTTGAGTGAAACTTTTTTTGCTTTTAGGGGGACATTATTAGCATGCTTTTATCTCTTGCTATTTGTGTTAGCCTTAAGCTCTTCGCTTATATTTGAATGGGTTTTATCTAAGCGTTATTTAAAAATGGCTAAAGATAAAATTTCTTCTTTAAAAGATTTAAAAATTATTGCAATTACGGGGAGTTTTGGTAAAACGAGCGTAAAAAATTTCTTGCATCAAATTTTGCAATCCAAATATATTGTGCATGCAAGTCCTAAAAGTGTGAATACCCTTTTAGGGATTGCGAGTGATATTAATCAGCATTTAGATAATGCGAGCGAGATTTATATTGCTGAGGCAGGAGCTAGAAATAAGGGCGATATTGCTGATATTACACGCCTAATTGAGCCACATATTGCCGTGATTACTGAAGTTGGCGAACAGCATTTAGAATACTTTAAAACTTTAGAAAACATTTGTGAAACTAAGGCAGAACTACTCACTTCAAAGAATTTAGAAGAGGCTTTTTGTTATTCTTTTAGGGCGATAAAAGACTATGCTCCTAAGAATTGCCCTCTTACAAGCTATTCTAATCAATTGCGCCATATTGAATCTAATCTCAAAGGCACTTCTTTTGAAATGCTCTTAGATGGAACTTGGGAGCGTTTTGATACGAGAGTTTTGGGACAATTTAATGCGTATAATATCGCCTTAACAATTT contains the following coding sequences:
- a CDS encoding phosphoribosyltransferase codes for the protein MHYSYETFLHDSLELAKQIEQNCGVPEAIVCVMRGGMTLTHFLSLYWDLREVYGINAISYDTTNQQNALKIENIPTIKEPLNKILVVDEIVDSGNSLEAVLKVLQDKHPKKRFYSASLFQKTSAKYKASAFLKDAPEWIDFFWEVDLKNLKSL
- a CDS encoding phosphatidylglycerophosphatase A → MNRYGWRACFLTLFFVGYSKKAPGTMGSLVALFLGLPILFFSPNTLFLSAILIGLIAIRKIDEEERLTQMHDSSYIVIDELVGMWLAMAITKFSLLGIILSFIFFRLYDIKKPSLIGKIDKEVKGGLGVVGDDALAGVLAGLSVLVLLKILSLFGFIE
- the rimO gene encoding 30S ribosomal protein S12 methylthiotransferase RimO; this encodes MQVKENKQLCLISLGCSKNLVDSEVMLGKLYNYTLTNDTKNADVIVINTCGFIESAKQESIQTILNAAKDKKDNAILIASGCLSERYKDEIKELIPEVDIFTGVGDYDKIDVLIAKKQNQFSEQVFLSEHYNARIITGSSIHAYTKISEGCNQKCSFCAIPSFKGKLHSRELDSILKEVEGLALKGYSDMTFIAQDSSSFLYDKGQKDGLIKLIQAIDKQQALKSARILYLYPSSTTIELIEAIANSPIFQNYFDMPIQHISDSMLKKMRRNSNKAHHLKLLNAMKQVKESFIRSTIIVGHPEENESEFEELSAFLDDFKFDRLNIFAFSAEENTHAYSLERVPKKIVNARIKALNKIALKHQHNSFKALLNKPIKALVEGKEGEYFYKARDLRWAPEVDGEILINDSELDSPLKPGHYIIMPSEFKDNILMAKVLSPL
- a CDS encoding D-alanine--D-alanine ligase, which gives rise to MELCVLFGGASFEHEISVVSAIALKEVLKDSIKHFIFLNEEHEFYLIDKENMHSEYFANFKEKKLAPLQLCKKGLFKSAFFGNKKVELPLVINLVHGNDGEDGKLASLLDFYHIAFIGPRIESSVLSYNKYLTKLYAESVGVNVLPYVVLNENNAYKNALEIILKKFAFPFIIKPINAGSSLGVSVVREEKELAYALDCAFEYSKEVLVEPFISGVKEYNLAGCKIKQASEQDFYFSYIEEPSKQDFLDFEQKYLDFSRTKAPKAQISSSLEEGLKKAFRDLYGDLFEGALIRCDFFEIDNKIYLNEINPIPGSLANYLFEDFKKVLKCLAQSLPKPPKVQVKNSYLLQIQKNK
- a CDS encoding alpha/beta fold hydrolase codes for the protein MAKRTIRYLDNDFDIAYTLIDNKSALNAVFLHGWGSSRDIMQRAFQKSFSKYNHLYIDLPGFNQSPNTEKILETKDYANIIDLFLESLNYKAHLAFGHSFGGKVALLCKNERLVLLSSAGILEPKPLKVRLKIALAKVFKKLGLNLSFLKSKDAQGLNKAMYETFKKVVCEDFTPYFKACQKEVWLFWGKDDKATPLSSAKRMHALIKDSKLVVLEGEHFFFLNQAKKIEHLMEKECKSLIG
- a CDS encoding pyridoxal-phosphate-dependent aminotransferase family protein, with the protein product MLLFTPGPVAISEEMRTSFSQKMPHHRTKDFENIFQNVRENLKKMIGLEEILLLNSSGTGAMEASVLSLCKQELLFVNAGKFGERFGKIAKAHSIKTHELVYEWDTPAKVDEVLNTLKANPNIDTFCIQVCESSGGLRHPVEKIASTIKEYNKDIFIIVDAITALGVEPLDITHIDALIGGSQKAFMLPPGMSLIALSQKATERIEERNVGFYFNLKSELKNQRNNTTSYTAPILHTLGLERYFELVKNLGGFEILYKETKKVALATQMAIKALDLKIFPKNPSLSMTTIFNEHAKALRKILKEKYKVQFAGGQDVYKDTLIRINHMGIIPLYETCYVLNALELALNDLGLRAFNGIANTTFLKQYYEI
- a CDS encoding Mur ligase family protein; its protein translation is MQELNWIDFFLRFLFVLGLGYYAMTLLQWYHYSVMRVITKHHKKRWHGIYFLLPMGVFVISYAIGAKIVFYLFCGLIQIPMLVVWAKHNDKPLVFTPRIKRFFAFLSLFLLTHEILSETFFAFRGTLLACFYLLLFVLALSSSLIFEWVLSKRYLKMAKDKISSLKDLKIIAITGSFGKTSVKNFLHQILQSKYIVHASPKSVNTLLGIASDINQHLDNASEIYIAEAGARNKGDIADITRLIEPHIAVITEVGEQHLEYFKTLENICETKAELLTSKNLEEAFCYSFRAIKDYAPKNCPLTSYSNQLRHIESNLKGTSFEMLLDGTWERFDTRVLGQFNAYNIALTILIAKCLGFSIERLKRLVSALNPVPHRLQLLEVNQKIIIDDGFNGNLKGMLEGIRLASLYNGRKIIVTPGLVESNIESNETLADEIDKVFDIAIITGELNSKVITSRLKKTPQKILLKDKAQLESILQATTLKGDLILFANDAPNYI